The following coding sequences lie in one Halorussus vallis genomic window:
- a CDS encoding Gfo/Idh/MocA family protein produces the protein MDSFSVGVLGCGDISDAYLSSDDRFDCFEIVGCANRSRGPAEAKAEEYDVTAYDVDELLADPTVDAVVNLTSPGAHAETTLRALEAGKHVYSEKPLATDTGEARSILETATERDLLVGCAPDTILGAGLQTCRAVVDEGRIGEPLGATVVWASSGHETWHPNPDFFYEEGGGPLYDVGPYYVAALVSLLGPARRATGSTSRATDERTIESEPRRGETIDVEVPTHETGTVEFADGVTANLLFSFDTPGGSSFPAPAFEIYGTEGTLALPDPNRFDGPVRVSDRDTDGFEAVSSTHGYTAGRGVGIADLARAVRTDWDHRTTGALAYHVLEIAEGIRTAADRGEHVAIESDPGRPAAVPTAFPDERVD, from the coding sequence ATGGATTCGTTCTCCGTGGGCGTCCTGGGCTGTGGCGACATCAGCGACGCCTACCTGTCGTCGGACGACCGCTTCGACTGCTTCGAGATCGTCGGCTGTGCGAACCGGAGCCGAGGCCCGGCCGAGGCGAAGGCCGAGGAGTACGACGTCACCGCGTACGACGTCGACGAACTGCTGGCGGACCCGACCGTCGACGCGGTGGTCAACCTGACCTCGCCCGGCGCGCACGCGGAGACCACCCTCCGCGCTCTGGAGGCGGGCAAGCACGTCTACTCCGAGAAGCCGCTGGCGACCGACACGGGCGAGGCGCGTTCGATTCTGGAAACCGCGACCGAACGCGACCTGCTCGTGGGCTGTGCGCCCGACACGATTCTCGGCGCGGGCCTGCAGACGTGTCGGGCGGTCGTCGACGAGGGGCGCATCGGCGAACCGCTCGGAGCGACCGTCGTCTGGGCCTCCTCGGGCCACGAGACGTGGCATCCGAACCCCGACTTCTTCTACGAGGAGGGCGGCGGTCCGCTCTACGACGTGGGCCCGTACTACGTGGCGGCGCTCGTCTCGCTGCTCGGCCCCGCCCGGCGCGCCACCGGTTCGACGTCGCGGGCCACCGACGAGCGGACCATCGAGAGCGAACCGCGCCGCGGCGAGACGATCGACGTCGAGGTCCCGACCCACGAGACGGGAACGGTGGAGTTCGCCGACGGCGTCACCGCGAACCTGCTGTTCAGTTTCGATACGCCCGGCGGGTCGTCGTTTCCCGCGCCCGCCTTCGAGATATACGGGACCGAGGGGACGCTCGCGCTCCCCGACCCGAACCGCTTCGACGGGCCGGTCCGCGTCTCCGACCGAGACACCGACGGCTTCGAGGCGGTGTCCTCGACCCACGGTTACACCGCGGGACGGGGCGTCGGCATCGCCGACCTGGCCCGCGCCGTCCGGACCGACTGGGACCACCGGACGACCGGCGCGCTGGCCTACCACGTCCTCGAAATCGCGGAGGGAATCCGGACGGCCGCGGACCGCGGCGAGCACGTCGCCATCGAGAGCGACCCCGGCCGGCCGGCGGCGGTTCCGACCGCGTTCCCGGACGAGCGGGTCGACTGA